A genomic window from Cloacibacillus evryensis DSM 19522 includes:
- the gltA gene encoding NADPH-dependent glutamate synthase: MKCVKEGDMAGAAEVMDKYTNLPAVCGRVCPQESQCEGLCTVGKMKDFEPVAIGKLERLVADWKYAQENMQSKVYEGEKKGKVAVVGSGPSSLTVAGDLAKMGYEVKIFEALHAAGGVLIYGIPEFRLPKKIVKMEIEAMQKLGVDIECNVVVGKTITMQEIMEEYDACYIAVGAGAPHFQGVPGTTLNGVYSASEYLTRINLMHGYEFPKFDTPAKKAKKVVVIGGGNVAMDAARSAKRLGAEEVTVAYRRSLAELPARIEEYHHAVEEGIIFNWLTNPTEYVDDGSGQLKGVKCIKMELGEPDASGRRRPVPVEGSEFFIEADCAIEAIGQGSNKVLLSTFPEMKLNKWGYIEADEKTGATSVPGVFAGGDIVTGAATVILAMGAGKDAAVAIDKYITEKKA; this comes from the coding sequence ATCAAATGCGTCAAAGAGGGCGACATGGCCGGAGCCGCCGAAGTAATGGACAAATACACCAACCTCCCCGCCGTCTGCGGCCGCGTATGCCCGCAGGAATCACAGTGCGAAGGCCTCTGCACAGTCGGCAAAATGAAAGACTTTGAGCCCGTCGCGATCGGCAAACTCGAACGCCTCGTCGCCGACTGGAAATACGCGCAGGAAAACATGCAGAGCAAAGTTTACGAAGGCGAAAAGAAAGGCAAAGTCGCGGTAGTCGGCTCCGGCCCCTCGAGCCTCACAGTCGCGGGCGACCTTGCGAAAATGGGTTACGAAGTGAAGATCTTCGAGGCCCTCCACGCGGCAGGCGGCGTCCTCATCTACGGCATCCCTGAATTCCGACTCCCCAAAAAGATCGTCAAAATGGAGATCGAGGCGATGCAGAAACTCGGCGTAGACATCGAATGCAACGTAGTCGTCGGCAAGACGATCACCATGCAGGAGATCATGGAAGAATACGACGCCTGCTACATAGCGGTCGGCGCGGGAGCCCCGCACTTCCAGGGAGTGCCCGGCACGACGCTCAACGGCGTCTACTCCGCCTCCGAATACCTCACGAGGATCAACCTCATGCACGGCTATGAATTCCCGAAATTCGACACCCCCGCGAAAAAGGCGAAAAAAGTCGTAGTCATCGGCGGCGGCAACGTCGCGATGGACGCCGCGCGTTCCGCGAAACGCTTGGGAGCCGAAGAAGTGACGGTAGCCTACCGCCGTTCGCTCGCCGAACTTCCCGCTCGTATCGAAGAATACCACCACGCCGTTGAAGAGGGCATCATCTTCAACTGGCTGACGAACCCGACCGAATACGTAGACGACGGCAGCGGGCAGCTCAAAGGCGTCAAATGCATCAAAATGGAACTCGGCGAACCCGACGCCTCCGGCAGACGCCGTCCCGTCCCCGTAGAAGGCAGTGAATTCTTCATCGAGGCGGACTGCGCGATCGAAGCCATCGGACAGGGCTCTAACAAAGTGCTGCTCTCCACCTTCCCCGAAATGAAACTCAACAAATGGGGTTACATAGAAGCCGACGAAAAGACCGGAGCGACCTCCGTCCCCGGAGTATTCGCTGGCGGAGACATCGTCACCGGAGCGGCCACCGTCATCCTCGCGATGGGCGCCGGCAAGGACGCCGCCGTCGCCATCGATAAGTACATCACGGAGAAGAAAGCCTAG
- a CDS encoding Zn-dependent alcohol dehydrogenase, whose translation MKIKAAVMTAVGKPLEIREVELDKPKSNEVLVKILATAICHSDLNTLNDETTPIPQVLGHEGAGIVVETGESVKTCKKGDFVTLSWVPYCGTCAFCRAGKVNLCESAFGPMFGGTLMDGTSRLHLDGKPAYHMSLLSTFAEYTVVPEMSCIPMPEGMPAAPACMIGCGVATGYGAAVCAAQVRPASSVAVFGIGGVGINAIQGSRVCGASQIIACDIKDDNLELSKKYGATHTINTKNVADVPQAIRDLTEGLGVEYAIDCTGNTKVGAMAFMSTRKGATTVVIGAYPADGKLELPAGGFHRYGRILRGSFYGDVNPFQDFPRIGQLYLDGKYDLDSLLIKKIKLEDINEAFDAFHDPNAKNMGRYVIEFDK comes from the coding sequence ATGAAAATTAAAGCAGCGGTAATGACGGCGGTAGGAAAACCTCTGGAAATTCGCGAAGTCGAACTCGACAAGCCGAAATCAAACGAAGTCCTTGTTAAAATATTAGCGACAGCCATCTGCCACAGCGACCTTAACACGCTGAACGACGAAACGACCCCGATCCCGCAGGTCCTCGGACACGAGGGCGCCGGCATCGTCGTCGAGACCGGCGAAAGCGTCAAGACCTGCAAAAAGGGCGACTTCGTGACGCTCTCATGGGTACCCTACTGCGGGACCTGCGCCTTCTGCCGCGCGGGCAAAGTAAACCTCTGTGAATCAGCCTTCGGGCCGATGTTCGGCGGAACGCTCATGGATGGTACGTCGCGCCTGCACCTCGACGGCAAGCCCGCCTATCACATGTCGCTCCTTTCCACCTTCGCGGAATATACGGTCGTCCCTGAAATGAGCTGCATCCCCATGCCCGAGGGCATGCCCGCGGCGCCGGCCTGCATGATCGGCTGCGGAGTCGCCACCGGATACGGCGCGGCGGTCTGCGCGGCGCAGGTGCGTCCCGCCTCCTCCGTCGCGGTCTTCGGCATCGGCGGCGTCGGCATCAACGCCATCCAGGGCTCGCGCGTCTGCGGAGCGAGCCAGATCATCGCCTGCGACATCAAGGACGATAACCTTGAACTCTCGAAGAAGTACGGAGCGACACATACGATCAACACGAAAAACGTCGCCGACGTCCCGCAGGCGATCAGAGACCTCACCGAGGGTCTCGGCGTCGAATACGCCATCGACTGCACCGGCAATACGAAAGTTGGCGCGATGGCCTTCATGAGCACGAGGAAGGGCGCTACGACGGTAGTCATCGGAGCCTATCCCGCGGACGGCAAGCTCGAGCTTCCCGCCGGCGGATTCCACCGTTACGGCAGAATACTCCGCGGCAGCTTCTACGGCGACGTGAATCCTTTCCAGGACTTCCCGCGCATCGGACAGCTCTATCTTGACGGGAAATACGACCTTGACAGCCTTCTCATCAAAAAGATCAAGCTGGAGGACATCAACGAGGCCTTCGACGCGTTCCACGATCCGAACGCGAAGAACATGGGCCGTTATGTAATCGAATTCGATAAGTAA
- a CDS encoding BCCT family transporter, translated as MKNIRSTVLFVPSAIFIIVLIAGFIDIKTFNSVLTGVFERLMVNMGWLVSLTMLVFVIFCLTMLFHPIGKIRIGGPNAKPKMTRWQWFAVSLCAGIGTGVVFWGAVEPLLFTMQPAPSLGIAPGSNEAVIWAMSTTFLHWTLTPYAIYVTFGVILAYVCGNMRKPFNPSSGFVPLIGDRALSRKFGDIVDTFSIFALAGGIAGSLGYGILQLSRGVDIIFGIPSSTFIYCLVAAAIVAFYTLTCISGLKKGIMWLGDQNGQIYMVLLFFMLVTGPTAYIFNLGTQSTGTYLQNFIERMTYTAPFNNAELWPQWWDMYWWVDWLSYGPIMGLFFVKLSYGRTIREFVTVNWLLPSIFGIVWFSIFGGTVLHAQLFEGADLFALYKAKGAEILTFAAFDYIPFSVFVKPFMLIVIAISFVTLANSMVATISLMSMRNNLGVEEGPTSLKIYWGLMLGSVSLLFTLSGGIDGIKMVKTFCGFPIMFMGLFMVYGFVKYMGKRPRDAYGNYLYEDAVADAPDSGEPMAKQSAVMRKLSKLFGIEIED; from the coding sequence ATGAAAAATATACGTTCCACAGTGTTATTCGTTCCGTCAGCGATCTTTATCATCGTGCTTATCGCCGGTTTTATCGACATCAAGACTTTTAATTCCGTATTGACCGGCGTCTTTGAACGGCTGATGGTGAATATGGGATGGCTCGTAAGCCTGACCATGCTCGTATTCGTCATCTTCTGCCTGACAATGCTCTTCCACCCGATCGGCAAAATTCGTATCGGAGGTCCCAACGCCAAACCGAAAATGACTCGCTGGCAGTGGTTCGCCGTCTCGCTCTGCGCGGGGATCGGAACGGGAGTCGTCTTCTGGGGCGCGGTCGAGCCGCTTCTCTTTACGATGCAGCCGGCACCCAGCCTCGGGATCGCTCCCGGCAGCAACGAAGCCGTCATCTGGGCCATGAGCACGACGTTCCTGCACTGGACGCTCACGCCCTACGCCATCTACGTCACCTTCGGCGTCATCCTCGCCTATGTCTGCGGGAACATGAGGAAGCCGTTCAACCCTAGCTCCGGTTTTGTGCCGCTCATCGGCGATCGCGCGCTTTCCCGTAAATTCGGCGACATCGTGGACACCTTCTCGATATTCGCCCTTGCCGGAGGCATAGCCGGTTCTCTCGGCTACGGCATACTGCAGCTTTCACGCGGCGTCGACATCATATTCGGCATCCCGTCGAGCACTTTCATCTACTGCCTGGTCGCGGCCGCGATCGTCGCCTTTTACACGCTCACCTGCATATCGGGGCTTAAAAAGGGCATCATGTGGCTCGGTGACCAGAACGGCCAGATATATATGGTCCTGCTCTTCTTCATGCTGGTGACAGGCCCGACCGCCTATATCTTCAACCTCGGCACGCAGTCCACTGGCACCTATCTTCAGAATTTCATCGAGAGGATGACATACACCGCGCCCTTCAACAACGCCGAGCTCTGGCCGCAGTGGTGGGATATGTACTGGTGGGTGGACTGGCTCTCCTACGGTCCGATCATGGGACTCTTCTTCGTCAAGCTTTCCTACGGCAGGACGATACGCGAATTCGTGACGGTCAACTGGCTCCTTCCGTCGATCTTCGGGATCGTGTGGTTCAGCATCTTCGGCGGCACCGTGCTTCACGCCCAGCTCTTCGAGGGCGCCGACCTCTTCGCGCTCTATAAGGCCAAGGGAGCGGAAATACTGACCTTCGCCGCCTTCGACTACATCCCCTTCTCGGTGTTTGTAAAGCCCTTCATGCTGATAGTGATCGCAATTTCATTCGTCACACTGGCAAACTCGATGGTAGCCACCATTTCGCTGATGTCCATGCGCAACAACCTGGGCGTCGAGGAAGGACCTACGTCGCTGAAGATCTACTGGGGGCTTATGCTTGGCAGCGTCTCGCTCCTCTTTACTCTCTCGGGAGGCATCGACGGCATCAAGATGGTAAAGACCTTCTGCGGTTTCCCGATAATGTTCATGGGGCTTTTCATGGTCTACGGTTTTGTCAAATACATGGGCAAACGGCCGAGGGACGCCTATGGCAACTACCTCTATGAGGACGCCGTCGCCGACGCCCCCGATTCCGGCGAACCGATGGCGAAGCAGTCGGCCGTGATGAGGAAGCTTTCAAAACTCTTCGGTATAGAGATAGAAGACTAG
- a CDS encoding NAD(P)-dependent malic enzyme — translation MDYRAESLKLHEQWKGKLEVVATVPVKTKDDLSLAYTPGVAQPCLEIQKDVERSYDLTRRHNLCLVVTDGTAVLGLGDIGPEAGMPVMEGKCVLFKTFGGVDAFPLCIKSKDVDEIVNTIYLISGSFGGVNLEDIAAPRCFEIEKKLKEKCDIPIFHDDQHGTAVITLAGLTNALKVVGKKKEEVKVVVNGAGAASISITKLLLSDGIKDVTLCDRTGIIYEGREKGMNPIKQEMALVTNVKKQQGSLADAMKGADVFIGVSAPGTVTQDMVRSMAKDAIIFACANPTPEIYPDEAKAAGAAVIATGRSDFPNQINNVLAFPGIFRGTFDVRASDINDAMKIAASRALAGLISDEELSADYIIPAAFDPKVGPAVAKAVAQAARESGVARI, via the coding sequence ATGGACTACAGAGCGGAATCACTGAAACTACACGAACAATGGAAGGGCAAGCTGGAAGTCGTGGCTACCGTCCCCGTAAAGACGAAGGACGACCTGTCGCTGGCTTACACGCCAGGCGTCGCGCAGCCCTGCCTTGAGATACAGAAGGACGTGGAGAGAAGCTACGACCTCACGCGCCGCCACAACCTCTGCCTCGTCGTCACCGACGGCACCGCGGTGCTCGGGCTGGGCGACATCGGGCCGGAAGCGGGAATGCCGGTCATGGAGGGCAAATGCGTGCTCTTCAAGACCTTCGGCGGCGTGGACGCTTTCCCTCTCTGCATCAAGAGCAAAGACGTCGACGAGATCGTAAACACCATATACCTCATCTCCGGCAGCTTCGGCGGCGTGAACCTTGAAGACATAGCCGCGCCGCGCTGCTTTGAGATCGAAAAGAAGCTCAAAGAAAAGTGCGACATCCCCATCTTCCATGACGACCAGCACGGCACGGCCGTCATAACGCTGGCCGGCCTCACGAACGCGCTCAAGGTCGTCGGCAAGAAGAAAGAGGAGGTCAAGGTCGTAGTCAACGGAGCGGGCGCCGCGAGCATATCGATAACAAAGCTGCTGCTAAGCGACGGCATCAAAGACGTCACCCTCTGCGACAGAACGGGGATAATCTACGAAGGCCGCGAAAAGGGCATGAACCCCATCAAACAGGAAATGGCACTTGTGACCAACGTGAAAAAACAGCAGGGATCGCTTGCCGACGCCATGAAAGGCGCGGACGTATTCATCGGGGTCTCCGCCCCCGGCACCGTGACCCAGGACATGGTCCGCTCAATGGCGAAAGACGCGATAATCTTCGCCTGCGCCAACCCGACGCCTGAGATATACCCCGACGAGGCGAAGGCCGCCGGAGCCGCCGTGATCGCGACCGGCAGAAGCGACTTCCCGAACCAGATAAACAACGTCCTCGCCTTCCCGGGGATCTTCCGCGGAACCTTTGACGTGCGCGCGAGCGACATCAACGACGCGATGAAGATCGCCGCCTCGCGGGCGCTCGCCGGGCTCATCAGCGACGAAGAGCTTTCAGCCGACTACATCATCCCCGCAGCCTTCGACCCGAAGGTGGGGCCGGCGGTGGCGAAGGCCGTCGCGCAGGCGGCGCGTGAGAGCGGAGTGGCGAGGATCTAG
- a CDS encoding lyase family protein → MSRREHDFLGEMEIDDSVYYGIQTIRGIAMSDVDPATLERDAPELARAMVTIKKAAALANSSLGALDAAVAKAVCGACDEILGGTLKGQFPMRLLSGGGGVSIHMNVNEVIANRANEILCGKKGYDLVHPNTHVNMGQSTNDVVPSAIHISLYWMLGPLVENLKTASEILREKSIEFKDVVKLGRTCLQDAMPVTLGQEFSGYADLIARQAASVERVRRECLSLPLGATAVGTGSGSVTGFGREVFARLAELTGDDFRQDENLFPDFCTYEHQLSL, encoded by the coding sequence ATGAGCAGAAGGGAACATGATTTTCTAGGCGAAATGGAAATAGACGATTCCGTCTATTACGGGATACAGACGATCCGCGGTATCGCCATGAGCGACGTCGACCCGGCGACGCTGGAGCGTGACGCTCCGGAACTGGCGCGGGCGATGGTCACGATAAAAAAGGCCGCCGCGCTCGCCAACAGCTCTCTCGGCGCGCTCGACGCCGCCGTCGCTAAGGCGGTATGCGGCGCCTGCGACGAAATACTCGGCGGTACCCTGAAGGGGCAGTTCCCCATGCGGCTTTTGAGCGGCGGCGGCGGGGTCTCCATACACATGAACGTGAACGAGGTCATCGCGAACAGGGCCAACGAAATACTCTGCGGCAAAAAGGGTTACGATCTCGTCCACCCGAACACGCACGTCAACATGGGGCAGTCTACGAACGACGTAGTGCCATCGGCGATCCATATCTCGCTCTACTGGATGCTTGGGCCCCTGGTTGAGAATTTAAAGACCGCTTCTGAAATTTTACGTGAGAAATCCATTGAATTCAAAGATGTTGTAAAGCTTGGCAGGACCTGCCTTCAGGACGCCATGCCGGTAACGCTGGGGCAGGAATTTTCCGGCTATGCGGACCTTATCGCGCGTCAGGCCGCGTCGGTGGAAAGGGTGCGGCGCGAGTGCCTCAGCCTTCCGCTCGGCGCCACCGCGGTCGGCACCGGTTCCGGTTCCGTCACGGGCTTCGGCCGGGAGGTCTTCGCCCGTCTCGCCGAACTGACGGGGGACGATTTCCGTCAGGACGAAAATCTATTTCCTGACTTTTGCACTTATGAGCATCAACTGAGCCTCTAA
- a CDS encoding aldehyde dehydrogenase family protein has translation MSEFAPKREWAKEWLKDVKSLYIGGQWVKGHGNTFQSSNPATGEVNGTLAAASAEDVDAAARAARKAFEGDWTKSISNKERGIIMRKLAQLVRDHVSELATIETMDNGKLFSEACEDAVNVADFFDYYAGWTDKIYGEVNPVSNGYFSYTRREPVGVCAQIIPWNYPLDMAGYKLGPALAAGNTLIMKPSGITSFSLVRLYEIFDEAGVLPPGVMNLIVGRGAVGSLLTSHSDIDKAAFTGSTEVGRSLVRDSANSNLKTLSLELGGKSANIIFADAPDMAWAIERSFVAMFSGKGEKCSEPTRLFVERPVYKQVLEGLAEQYKKWKVGDPFNPENNQGAQVSEEHFNSIMKYIEIGKKEGGRVICGGGRNVEGANAKGFFIDPTIFADCTNEMRIAREEIFGPVLTVIPFDTEDEAVRMANDSTYGLAAGFWTNDVKRTQRVANALQAGQIFINKYGCYDPASPFGGYKESGWGRECGARSLELYTKAKAIWYAF, from the coding sequence ATGAGTGAATTTGCTCCTAAAAGGGAATGGGCAAAAGAATGGCTTAAGGATGTGAAGTCGCTGTACATCGGCGGCCAGTGGGTCAAGGGGCATGGCAACACCTTCCAGTCGTCGAACCCCGCCACCGGCGAGGTGAACGGCACTCTGGCGGCCGCCTCGGCCGAAGATGTCGACGCCGCCGCCAGGGCGGCGAGAAAAGCTTTTGAGGGCGACTGGACGAAGTCGATCTCCAACAAAGAGCGCGGCATCATCATGCGCAAGCTCGCCCAGCTCGTCAGGGACCATGTTTCTGAACTCGCCACCATCGAAACGATGGACAACGGCAAGCTCTTCTCCGAAGCGTGCGAGGACGCCGTGAACGTCGCGGACTTCTTTGATTATTACGCAGGCTGGACTGACAAGATCTACGGCGAAGTGAACCCCGTCTCCAACGGCTATTTCTCGTACACGAGACGCGAGCCAGTCGGCGTCTGCGCGCAGATCATCCCGTGGAATTACCCGCTCGACATGGCGGGCTACAAACTCGGCCCCGCGCTCGCGGCCGGCAATACGCTGATCATGAAGCCGTCGGGAATCACCTCTTTTTCCCTCGTGCGCCTCTATGAGATATTCGACGAGGCGGGAGTACTTCCTCCCGGAGTAATGAACCTCATCGTTGGCCGCGGCGCGGTCGGCTCGCTGCTCACCAGCCACAGCGATATCGACAAGGCCGCCTTTACGGGCAGCACCGAGGTCGGCCGCAGCCTTGTACGCGACTCGGCCAACTCCAACCTCAAGACGCTGAGTCTTGAGCTCGGCGGAAAATCAGCGAACATCATCTTTGCCGACGCCCCCGACATGGCCTGGGCCATCGAGCGTTCGTTCGTGGCGATGTTCTCCGGCAAGGGAGAGAAGTGCTCCGAGCCGACGCGCCTCTTCGTCGAGCGCCCGGTCTACAAGCAGGTCCTTGAGGGACTTGCGGAGCAGTATAAGAAGTGGAAGGTCGGCGATCCCTTCAACCCCGAAAACAATCAGGGCGCGCAGGTCTCCGAAGAGCATTTCAATTCCATCATGAAGTACATCGAGATCGGCAAAAAGGAAGGCGGACGCGTGATATGCGGCGGCGGACGCAACGTCGAGGGCGCGAACGCGAAAGGCTTCTTCATTGACCCGACGATCTTCGCCGACTGCACGAATGAGATGCGTATCGCTCGCGAAGAGATATTCGGCCCCGTGCTCACGGTCATCCCCTTCGATACGGAGGATGAGGCGGTGCGTATGGCCAACGATTCCACCTATGGACTTGCCGCCGGCTTCTGGACCAACGACGTCAAGAGGACGCAGCGCGTCGCGAACGCCCTGCAGGCCGGACAGATCTTCATCAACAAATACGGCTGCTACGATCCTGCGAGCCCCTTCGGCGGCTACAAGGAGAGCGGCTGGGGCAGAGAATGCGGCGCTCGCTCGCTCGAGCTTTACACCAAGGCGAAGGCGATCTGGTACGCGTTTTAA
- a CDS encoding lyase family protein: protein MANEKNAERKVLYGQQTKLNLENMSFSGERLSRFPEYISAAAKVKKACAMANDGAGFLPPEVAKNICSACDLLIGGEYNDQFPVDVFHGGGGIGINMNLNEVIASLAGGGTAPIDQVNLNQSTSDVCHSALHITIVNEIDRLIPILDDFAKTLRRKADDFTNITTIARTCWQDGLTASVGVLFSSCASALERNIGKIRALRNEFLKVNLGWTVIGTGSGADERYRKLVLGVLCRVTGLPLSWPEDKCDAAQYPDDIASLSSEIATTAAVLMKLSADLRLLSSGPETGLHELNLPAVQAGSSFFPGKVNPVVPEMMIQCGMLIEGNNAVVGRTVSMGEIHINLWEIMAGFLTLKNISMLGKAARLLNDRCLSGVTVNADVCERYAHSSIPTITAFKEKFGYQRISALVKEFGTQSAIEKLEQIEREEKGNE, encoded by the coding sequence ATGGCAAACGAGAAAAACGCTGAACGTAAAGTACTCTATGGACAACAAACAAAGCTGAATCTGGAAAATATGTCTTTTTCCGGCGAGCGGCTTTCGCGGTTTCCCGAATATATATCGGCGGCGGCGAAGGTAAAGAAGGCCTGCGCGATGGCCAACGACGGGGCGGGCTTTTTGCCGCCTGAGGTCGCAAAGAATATCTGTTCGGCCTGCGATCTGCTTATCGGCGGCGAATATAACGACCAGTTCCCCGTGGACGTCTTCCACGGCGGCGGCGGGATCGGCATCAACATGAACCTCAACGAAGTCATCGCTTCGCTTGCCGGCGGCGGCACGGCCCCGATAGACCAGGTCAACCTGAATCAGTCGACCTCCGACGTCTGCCACTCCGCGCTCCACATCACCATCGTAAATGAAATAGACCGGCTCATTCCCATTCTTGACGATTTCGCAAAAACCCTGCGCCGAAAGGCGGACGATTTCACGAATATCACGACCATTGCGAGAACCTGCTGGCAGGACGGCCTCACGGCGTCTGTCGGCGTGCTTTTCTCCTCCTGCGCCTCGGCGCTGGAAAGGAATATCGGCAAGATCCGGGCGCTCAGAAATGAGTTCCTGAAAGTCAATCTCGGCTGGACGGTGATCGGCACCGGAAGCGGCGCCGATGAAAGATACAGAAAGCTCGTTCTCGGCGTCCTCTGCCGGGTCACGGGGCTTCCGCTTTCCTGGCCGGAAGATAAATGCGACGCGGCGCAGTATCCCGACGACATCGCCTCGCTCTCTTCGGAAATAGCGACGACGGCCGCCGTCCTGATGAAGCTTTCCGCGGATTTGCGCCTGCTCTCATCCGGGCCCGAGACGGGGCTGCATGAGCTCAACCTGCCGGCGGTGCAGGCGGGCTCATCCTTCTTCCCCGGCAAGGTGAACCCGGTGGTGCCGGAGATGATGATCCAGTGCGGGATGCTGATCGAGGGCAACAACGCCGTGGTAGGCAGGACGGTATCGATGGGTGAAATACATATCAACCTGTGGGAGATAATGGCGGGCTTCCTCACGCTCAAAAACATTTCCATGCTTGGCAAGGCGGCGCGCCTTCTGAACGACCGCTGCCTGAGCGGAGTAACGGTCAACGCCGATGTCTGTGAGAGATACGCGCACAGCAGCATCCCCACGATCACGGCTTTCAAAGAGAAATTTGGCTATCAGCGCATATCCGCGCTGGTCAAAGAGTTTGGTACACAAAGCGCAATAGAAAAACTAGAACAAATTGAAAGAGAGGAAAAAGGAAATGAGTGA
- a CDS encoding lyase family protein, whose amino-acid sequence MGESAKVRTGSGSVTGFGREVFARLAELTGDDFRQDENLFDGLQNGDIYIRVSSALKAAAAGFSKIAADLRIMSSGPRGGFMEITIPAVLPGSSIMPGKINPILPELMKQIYFQVFGCDAAVTLAAENGELDLNVWEAVIYKNLFEMIRLLTKGSLLFADKCLRGVAANREICFRHAENSTALAAIVSAVMGYETGSRVAREAMEQNKSVLRVVIDSGLMKEDEARKLLAPGNLVDSDVMAESITLARKGLKQGG is encoded by the coding sequence CTGGGAGAAAGTGCTAAAGTCAGGACCGGTTCCGGTTCCGTCACGGGCTTCGGCCGGGAGGTCTTCGCCCGTCTCGCCGAACTGACGGGGGACGATTTCCGTCAGGACGAAAATCTATTTGACGGGCTCCAGAACGGCGACATATATATCCGCGTCTCTTCCGCCCTGAAAGCGGCGGCGGCCGGCTTCTCCAAGATCGCGGCCGATCTTCGCATCATGTCCTCCGGGCCGCGCGGCGGCTTTATGGAGATAACGATCCCCGCGGTCCTTCCGGGCTCTTCGATAATGCCCGGCAAGATCAATCCCATACTTCCCGAGCTGATGAAACAGATATACTTCCAGGTCTTCGGCTGCGACGCGGCGGTCACTCTCGCCGCGGAAAACGGCGAACTCGACCTCAACGTATGGGAGGCCGTCATCTACAAAAATCTTTTTGAAATGATACGTTTACTGACAAAGGGTTCTCTGCTGTTCGCCGACAAATGTCTGAGGGGCGTTGCCGCGAACAGGGAGATATGCTTCCGGCACGCGGAGAATTCCACCGCGCTCGCGGCGATAGTCAGCGCCGTAATGGGTTATGAGACGGGGAGCCGTGTCGCCCGCGAAGCGATGGAGCAAAATAAAAGCGTCCTGCGGGTCGTGATCGACAGCGGCCTGATGAAAGAGGACGAAGCGAGAAAATTGCTTGCGCCCGGCAATCTGGTCGACAGCGATGTGATGGCCGAAAGCATCACGCTGGCGCGCAAAGGGCTAAAACAGGGGGGTTAA
- a CDS encoding sulfide/dihydroorotate dehydrogenase-like FAD/NAD-binding protein: protein MFKIVSKQKLAPKEFDIWVEAPRIADHAKAGQFVVLRVNDHGERIPLTIADYDTEKGLIRLIFQVVGKTTAAMSGLNVGDCIQDISGPLGSPSEIENYGTVLMVGGGVGIAALYPIIKALKLAGNKVITILGGRTSDLVIMKDECRKYSDELIITTDDGSEGMKGVVTEAMKMVVERGDKIDRSWCIGPSIMMKFGTKAAKELGLPIWVSLNPLMVDGTGMCGCCRVTVDGKIFFACVDGPEFDGHKVNWDEFMSRLRQYKDEEKISMEKYEAEVGEPTWL, encoded by the coding sequence ATGTTCAAAATCGTATCAAAGCAAAAGCTTGCGCCGAAAGAATTCGACATCTGGGTCGAAGCTCCGCGCATCGCCGACCACGCGAAGGCGGGACAATTCGTCGTACTGCGCGTCAATGACCATGGAGAGAGAATACCGCTCACCATCGCCGATTATGACACCGAAAAGGGGCTTATCCGCCTCATCTTCCAGGTCGTCGGCAAGACGACCGCGGCGATGTCGGGCCTCAATGTCGGCGACTGCATCCAGGACATCTCCGGCCCTCTCGGCTCGCCGAGCGAGATCGAGAACTACGGCACGGTCCTCATGGTCGGAGGCGGCGTAGGCATCGCGGCCCTCTACCCCATCATCAAAGCCCTCAAGCTCGCCGGCAACAAAGTCATCACCATCCTCGGCGGACGCACCTCGGACCTCGTCATCATGAAAGACGAATGCCGTAAGTATTCCGACGAACTCATCATCACCACCGACGACGGCTCCGAAGGCATGAAGGGCGTCGTCACCGAAGCGATGAAGATGGTGGTCGAGCGCGGCGACAAGATCGACCGTTCATGGTGCATCGGCCCCTCGATCATGATGAAATTCGGCACCAAGGCCGCGAAAGAACTCGGCCTGCCGATATGGGTGTCGCTCAACCCCCTGATGGTCGACGGCACAGGCATGTGCGGCTGCTGCCGCGTAACGGTCGACGGCAAAATATTCTTCGCCTGCGTCGACGGTCCTGAATTTGACGGGCACAAGGTCAACTGGGACGAGTTCATGAGCCGCCTCCGTCAGTATAAAGATGAAGAAAAAATCTCAATGGAAAAATATGAAGCAGAAGTAGGTGAACCGACATGGCTGTAA